A segment of the Lactobacillus sp. ESL0700 genome:
ACAGTATTAAAACATATAATTCCATAATTACAAGTAACTGAATTGCAAATAACTCAGGCTTTAGAAGATAACTAGCAAAATACAAAAAGTAACATAATCATAAATTTTCAGACGATCAATTTAGTGATAAGTTGACTTTAATAAACGGAAATCGCTTTATTTACAGACTATACTAGATTTCGCTAAAAACCGCCACTATTAATATATATCAGTATAAACAAAAAAACGAAACCAAAATAAATTGATTTCGTTTCTCTAAAAATAATTAAAATTATTTATTAATTATTAGTGTGCTGAAGCACCTGAAGTTGCATCTTCTTCTGGCTCTGGTTCAGGTTCAGCTTCTTCTTCTGAAGCACCTGAAGCAGTGTCTTCTACAAGACCGTATTTTTCAGCAAAGTAACTGAATGGCTTCAAACCTTGTGCTTGGTACTTCTCAACAAATGCTGGGTCGTCCAAAGTGTTCAATTCAGTTGAGTAAGGCATTTCGTGAGTGAACTTAACGTCGATTAACATTGGTCCATCCATTTGCTTGAATTCCTTAACTGCGTCTTCGAATTCCTTCTTAGTACGTACAGTTACGCCCTTAACGTTCATACCTTCAGCAACCTTTGCCCAGTCGTTGTTAGGAATGATAACACCTGATAATGGTTGGTTAGATTCATCTTCTTGTTCAGCTTGAATGTAACCTAAAGTTTCGTTAGTGAAGACAACGTTGATAACGTGCATGTTGTAACGAGCTTGTGTCAACAGTTCTTGGTTCATCATTGCGAAACCACCGTCACCACCAAGGTTCCAAACTTCACGTTCTGGATGAGTAGTAGCTGCAGCAAGTGATGCTGGAGTACCAAAGCCCATAGTTGCGTACAAGCCTGAAGTTGCCCAAGTTTGTTCATCATGTAAGTTAACTAAACGTTGGAAGTCAATGTTGATGTTACCAACATCAATAGCAAACATTGCGTTGTCTGCAGCGTATTTGTTAATGATGTCAAAGATTGGTTCACGACGAACTGGCATTTCGTCTGAGTCAACAAAGCTGTTTTCCCATTCTTCCCAGTTTTCACGGTCTGCAATAGCAGCCTTGTAAAGTGGTGATTCTTCACGAGCTTCACCAGCATCAATGATTGCTTGCAAAGTCTTAGCACCATCAGCCAAGATTGGAACATCAACAGCATGACGCTTGCCCAATTTTTCTGAGTCAACATCAATTTGGATGACCTTAGCCTTTGGATCAAAGAAGAATACTGAGAATGGTGAGTTGTTACCAACCCAAACAACCAAGTCAGCGTGAGTTTGGATATCATCACTAGGTTTTGGTGCAACACGACCAATTGAACCCATGTATGCTGGGAACTTGTCTTCAACAATACCCTTAGCAATAACTGATGACATAATTGGAGTCTTAAACTTGTCAGCAAATGCCTTTAAAACATCGCCGTGACCCTTCATACCCATACCGTAGTATACTACTGGGTTCTTTGCTTCTTTAAGAAGTTTAACAGCTGCGTCAACATCAGTCTTCTTAGGAGCTGCATAGTTAGGAATAGCTTCTAATGAGTTGTATGTTACACGGAAGTTATCGTTAATCTTGTCCCAACCAAAGTCCTTAGGAAGGATTAAAACTGCTGGACCCTTCTTAGCATATGCTTGACGAAGAGCTTCATCCATCATGCTAGGAACTTGGTCAGCTGTCTTAATTTGGTGGTTCCAAACTGCTACAGCATCAAACCAAGGCTTTTCATCAAAAGCTTGGAAGAAGTCAATATCTTGACGGCTAGTTGGTACGTTAGCAACGATAGCTACCATAGGTACCTTGTCGTATTTTGCATCGTACAAACCATTCATCAAGTGAACAGCACCAGGGCCGGCTGAACCAAAACATACACCAGCATGACCAGTGAATTTATATTCAGCAGCTGCTGCCAAAGCACCAGCTTCTTCGTGACGAACTTCAATATAGTTCATCTTGCCCTTGAAATCGTGGATAGCGTTCATTGTTGAATCGAATGAACCACCTGGGAAACCATAAATATGATCAATATGCCAGTCCAATAAAACTTGAAGCATAGCATTTGCGCCATTAATTTTTGCCATTTTAAAGTGCATCTCCTTAAATACATGTTTACTTACATAATGTATTAAAACATATAATTTCACAATTTCAAGTATGCACTAACGTTAATAAAGTACTGGGATTTCGGCTTTTAAAAAGAAATATTTTCACAATTTGGATAGCGTTATCATTGATAACGCTTTTATAGCAATCTTTATGCTTGTTATCAATTGATCATTCTTCAAATATAATCGCCAAGTTTCAAATATAAAAAATTTTTAAATTTTTTATTTCTTAATCTTTTCGTAATGACCGTTTTGAATATACACACTCAAAATAGCCAAATCTGCCGGATTAACACCCGATATTCTTTCGGCTTGAGCTATTGTCTCAGGCCGAATCTTAGCGAATTTCTGTCTTGCTTCAGTTGCCAAACCATCGATTGCATTATAGTCAATGCCTGCTGGGATTTTTTTAGCTTCTTGACGGTGGAGCCGGTCAATCTGAACTTGTTCTTTTTTAATATATCCGGCGTACTTAATATTAATTTCAACCTGTTCTTTGACATAACGATCTGATGAAATTTCCTCTCCTGTCAGCCGTTCAATGTCATCAATTGTTACTTTAGGCCGTCTTAAAAAGATATCTGCCTTAACACCAGCACCCATTGCATTTTCACCAATTCCACTCAAATATTGTTGAATTTCAAAATTTGGATGAATGGTTAAACTAGCCAATTTTGCCTTAACATTCGCAATTTGTTT
Coding sequences within it:
- the spxB gene encoding pyruvate oxidase, with protein sequence MAKINGANAMLQVLLDWHIDHIYGFPGGSFDSTMNAIHDFKGKMNYIEVRHEEAGALAAAAEYKFTGHAGVCFGSAGPGAVHLMNGLYDAKYDKVPMVAIVANVPTSRQDIDFFQAFDEKPWFDAVAVWNHQIKTADQVPSMMDEALRQAYAKKGPAVLILPKDFGWDKINDNFRVTYNSLEAIPNYAAPKKTDVDAAVKLLKEAKNPVVYYGMGMKGHGDVLKAFADKFKTPIMSSVIAKGIVEDKFPAYMGSIGRVAPKPSDDIQTHADLVVWVGNNSPFSVFFFDPKAKVIQIDVDSEKLGKRHAVDVPILADGAKTLQAIIDAGEAREESPLYKAAIADRENWEEWENSFVDSDEMPVRREPIFDIINKYAADNAMFAIDVGNINIDFQRLVNLHDEQTWATSGLYATMGFGTPASLAAATTHPEREVWNLGGDGGFAMMNQELLTQARYNMHVINVVFTNETLGYIQAEQEDESNQPLSGVIIPNNDWAKVAEGMNVKGVTVRTKKEFEDAVKEFKQMDGPMLIDVKFTHEMPYSTELNTLDDPAFVEKYQAQGLKPFSYFAEKYGLVEDTASGASEEEAEPEPEPEEDATSGASAH